In Vicia villosa cultivar HV-30 ecotype Madison, WI unplaced genomic scaffold, Vvil1.0 ctg.001122F_1_1, whole genome shotgun sequence, the sequence CTTTCCTGTTTCAAACCCTATAACTAACCTCTAACAGTCTTATAACAGATCCTAACAACCTAGTACTAAACAAAACCCCTAACTAACTAACTCTCAACCACCTAACAGATTCTATAACTAACATATAACAGAAAAAGCAGAAGAAGAGAATGGGAATTAACCTGAACAGAAACCTCTCCTTGAACCTATATATAACCTTAgcttcttcattcttcaaagcTCTGAACAATCCACCATTTTCACACTCCATTTTCACTTCTTCACTCTCATTCTCCCATCCCTGAACCTTCGCCATTTTCACACAGATCCACTCTTCATCACTCACTCACGCTCATTTTCCACTCTTCacacattcatcttcatcatcttcaattctctTCCTTCACTCTCTGAATTCAGATTCTCCACTCATCACCATTTTTTCACGATCTTCAATACTCTTTCAATCTCCAACCTTCGCAGAactcaatcttcaatcttcataaCCGCTCATACATCTTCAGCCATCACACCGCAACACTCTTCAAGtaaccttcatcatcatcatcatcatcaccgccACGATCCTTCTTCAACGGTAACAATTCAATACTCTTCATCAATAATTCTGCAACACAATCGCCGTCATCGCAAGCATCAGTACACGGAAACGGTagcaagaaggagaagaagaacggGAGTCTAAGAAGTTACCGGAGGTTGAAGTTCTCCACTGCTCGATCCGACGACTCATCCACACAACTTCGCCAATCGCAACTTCACGACCTTCGAGCGTCGCTCAACCTGCACCATCGTTATCACAAGATTATTATTCCATTGATTTCTGAGACAACAAGATCAGATAGATGCGAGAGAAGAGAGGACTAATCGGAGTTCGTAATCGGAGAGTCTGAGAATGAGATCGAAACGGAGAGACGAGGACATGAGACGGAGAAGAAAGATGAGAGGTTGGCGTGGATTCGTTGTCGTGATTCACGGTGGTGATGGAGGAATTTTTCGCCGGAAAGGAAAGGAGCGGCCGTCGCGCCGTCTGTTCGTGAGAGGGGAAGAGCAGAATTCCAAAGGTCACACAAATCAAACCCTaaattcctcttttatttatttccaaTTAACATTAGCACTAACCAGGTTTAATTAGGATAATTgagtttaattaggattaatagaTGCATTAGGTTTAATCATGATGATTAGTATTAAAATCTGGATCCAAAGACAATCCTTGGGCCTTCCCTCACGAATTACTGTTCATACACCCCTGGAAGCCCATGTTACTACTATTTTTGGCCATCACTACACAAAAATGTTACAAAACAATGATGTTGGGCTATTCCccattgggccctgcgccctagtTCCTGTACACCTTTTTTTCAGTTTACACCCCCCTCTGAGCCCATTTAGTTcctttaggatttaggttttttaacatagttttctttttttcttaatgataaaagaataaataatcaccattaaaatttgttagattttttttgtaattttccaCATAAAAAACCTCATAAAAATACTAGTTTTCTTAGTAGACTTTTAGAGCTTAATTTTTGACATTAAATTGGATATTTCCCTAAtagaaaaactcataaaaataataatagttttttagtttaattttgcactaatacttgaatcATCTTCTTTGTTTTTTGTATCATCTACATgttaatttttgtataattgttgtgattttgttacttgtttttggtcatatttttggcctactttgttaataccattttaatgctccttttagaacttagtcaccatgttaacattagtaGTTAGAATaataacaattaggcttagaAATTCGGCTAGTCCcccccttctcattctttttcttttacaatattaaaatacttaataaatacacaaaataaaatccctctaaaaaatacaaagaaaacacaataaaacattaataaaaaagtgaaaatcattaaaaagggaatggaagcttgaatctcccttgctttagggaatcattcgagtgcttggatctcccttgctttagggaaccattcgggcgtaagttcccaaattctaaaagcacaaaccaaagagtaactcgagtttcccttgccttagggatttcctcgaaacactcaaactctctctctcttctctcctttcttaagggcattgttatctccgctctattgcttcctaggttgtccccttatgcaagagcgcgagcgttaacgccgcccaactaaaaaacacaaaaacaaatagaaaatcttgagccgaactatggcgctctgattcctgaaaaggatacgtaggcatcaagtcgcggggcttgaacgagcacaattgtaaataattccttcttttccccgtatttctttttgcatgcattcacatatagacatagacatagatacaccctttagatagaaacaaacataggtggataccatcgagtacgatgggcgtgaggggtgctaataccttccccttgcgtaaccgactcccgttcctaaactctctggtcgcaagaccctgttctttcctttgctaggttttctgatattcctttcccttatgggataaatatattggtggcgactctgttcatttttcgcgagcgtgctaAGAGAACTTGGTCCTCTAAGAGAGATTTCGAGGATGGAACTTTCTTCCATTTTTCAGTTAGCGCGCTAGAGGCCCGCTAAGCGAACCCTGTTATGCAAAATTTTATGAAACTTCtatttgtcgtatcttttgatccataaCTCCTTTTTATGCACCGTTTGAACTTCCAGAAAGCTGAAATTAATTCCTATTTAATGAAACTGATTGGAATGGCTTTTGAAAACTTTTCTTGAATTGTATTTTTCCGAATATTGTGATTTGCTGTGAAGTGGAATAATGTTGTATGATTATACGACATAAtgacgtgattgagaagtgatgaattactataaatagtaatgatattgttgttgtcgttgaattttgacattgagttgatgttgtttagccGATGTTGTgacgtgttgtgaatgttgtattttgtggatgtgcatcattgagttgCATCCATTGCATAAGAGATAATTAACCTGAAAATGGCAACGACGATGGCCCAAATGAAAATGCTTGAGAcgagagttttactccaaatggtaccacatgcatatgcattatgttgagtcgcatattgagttgcaTTTTGAATTGTTATGATTATGAAGTGGATGTTATACTATGTTGATGATATAGTTGTGAATTTGAATTCTTTGTTATAAATGATTAATAACATTGATGTTGTGAGGAAAGTTGTTTTGAGATGAGAAGTGTAACActccaaatctaccccgcaattataagcgaaaatcagagtgcatttaaaaatattcatcaaatatGGGATGTCATAATTCGACTTAAACCAACAAACATACTCATATTGCAATCAAcacagatacatagcattcggaaacaaGACTTTATCCAACAtcttccaatttcaacttataaacatctttatattcaacttaacacaaatgtcatcatagaatacaacaatcaagtaataacgactaatccccccgagtgctacgtatcagagcaatggacaccgactcgacttgccataaagcaacatcaagacttcacatcaataacctcgaacatccacgactaatcttgagtacctgcccatttcccatggtaggggaaatatcagcaaatgggtgagatatcttacaatataaaggaatgcatgataaataatatagaagatatagatcatacataatttcaccacttcgcatcacataacatcttacaacaagtttcaccgcagaacaacttatcaatataatacaactttcaaaacagCAACAATATCATTAATCAGTTAAGACAACATATCCAAATTTACAATTACACTATCATTATGTCACAACAATAGGTCATCGACTcaacaattcaaataacataatcaacttatggaatgacaacaatgtcaacaatcaaccatgacaatatatgcaattcacaagtaagatcccaacacatcacgataaacatctcatcatcaagtcaacacatcaccacaaacataataaaataagactcagatgcaattcacatgtgactcgacttatgcaaatgcatgtggtaccatttggagtaaaactcccaccgtctcaaaatttgccattgggcacaccgtcgctatttgccattaaggccaccgtcactatttgccattaaggccaccgtctctttatgcaatggatgtgactcaataaatgcaGCATCCATACAAaccacataaacaatacgtcacaacatcgtctaaatcaccatcgaacattatcaatataatgtcgaacttcaacaataacaaaatcatcatcattcataagaatgcatcacttcacaatcacgtcactatgttgcatcatcatacaacaataattcacctcacaatacatcacaatacaacttatcaacattatACAACTTATCAgtagtgaccatagggtctacaacaacaacgacaaattcatcatgttatagaaacaataacaattcaacatattgcacaacaacaacaacaattcatcatgttaacgacaaacatcaacaattcatcatatcaccaacaacatcaacaaattcttcacattccttaattcaagtaatcatcataacacgttatattcaacttcctaataaagacatatatattcttaattcatcacatggTATCATCGTCGACTcgtacatatcaaatacgcacaattaatcacatgtagcatacaacatctttatcaattatgcatatcatcacatatctcattatctcattataaggaaggcacatattatcatttcaataacattttatcgtcataaggaaaatatacatcaagttataccgcaacatggttacattgattcatagcaaagaatatacttcacatgttaacacaacatagttcatcacttaatcctaataaacataataggagaataggtcctatgaatcattttattgcatcatgatatatttcattgcgttagctttccaacgcttcgaacggcgcctaaaacggagttacgaatcaaaagttacatcatttcaaagtttagaaaaaattctgcaaaacagggttcgcggcgccaacaaagttcgcggcgcgaactgagtaaatcaaatattcctaagtttctgccaagcagttcgcggcgccaactggcgatttcagaaacccccaaaacacagaaaacagcatacgaaacccatcccaaaacccctaaactcaacccaatcaagttggaaaacaccaaacatcacaaacaaccacataatacatgttataaacacaattaCAACacctattatggatcttctaacatcacaacatcattaagcatcaattaaacacattttaaatcatcaatcaagcatttgttcataaaccctaactttactaaattcatgaaattgaagaatagaaaacatacacaacattatcaattccacattcatcaacattgcaacaatatcataatttcaattatgaaacctaatctctaccatacccatcatcatgccaacccttagagagtaagaaccccacccttaccttagcaaaagcctcatcttcaatggagtcatccctctcttcatgccatagctttcttctcttcctctcttctttctcttctttctcttctttctccaaatgagagttatgtctctaaaaccctaactctattactatcttttctcactaatgggcttaacccataacccatccattgtgttatattctttccacttaggcccaattcataacatctctttaattactcaattacgccaaataacacacataaataaataaccacacaacataaccgaatattatttccaataatattctacATTTACCATTGatccataactttaacaatactaactcgcaattgtatttctccgactactCCGACTTATTAATctgaccataacttaactgctcaaatcaacatattaatccaattatgCCTTTAGAATATtaccgataaacctcgacttcaactatttccaatgaataaatcctcgatcaatttaattaaataattaattaaattcggggcgttacaagaaGTGGTGAAATGAGTATGATCTTATCTTTGCTATAAGTATTATTATacgttcctttatactgtttggTATCTCAcccattctgtttgaatgttaccctttattggtaacgtgcaggtaaccaaTATGAGTAGCCGTTGTCGTTAGTAGCTCGAGTTGGTGTCctttgctctgatatgtagcactcggaGAGATTCACGcttattttgtttcattttgttaTGTTTATGTTGGATTATGATGTTGCCTTGTGAAGAAGTTTGTGTCTTGTGTTTTCATGTTAGACCAAGATGCTATTGTTTGAAGTTTATGAGTTTATGAATTCCGCAACATTGTTTATTAAAGTTGAATTGGTTATGAATTATCTCCATgggtatgtgttatgtatctttctTAATGAGCTTGTATGCGAATATATTTTAAGTTGATAAATGTGACGCCTCAAGTATGTTGTTTTGAGATTGTTGCACTCTGATTTCCTTTATAAACCGTTGGgtaaatttggggtgttacagatacCGACTGAATCCAATGATACTTTTATTTTATCCCAACCCAGTCCACTAAACTAACAATTTATGTCTACTTACCCTCCTTACATAACCCTAACCCTAAGCCTCATCTTCAAATCCATAATTGCGGCGCTCAAATCACTACTACTCCATTAGCGTCGCTCTAATCACCACAACTCCATTTGCACTGTTCATGATCTAAGTTATCGTATATCTATCTTCATGTATGTGTTTATGCTTTTGTGTTATGTATCATCTTTTTTGTCTCTTCATGTATCATATTCACCTCCTATATATCTTCATTTCACCGACGACTCTATGATTATCTCAATAGACATAAGGTTAGGGGTTTTTTCTTTGTGTTTTTTACCCTTGTGATTTTTACTCTTTTATGATTTAGGGTTAGTGTTTGTTGAAAGTTAAGATTTGTGTATGTGTTTTATATTTAGTGTTTGTCTGATGCTTGATGATTCTTGATGAACTTTTTACAAAATGGGATAATTTTGACACAATGGTGATTGGTAGGGTTTGAGTGTGTTTTGAAAATATTTCTGAAATGAAGAAGGGGAAGAGGCAGCGCGCGTTTAAGTGCCAATACAaaccggagatgcatctccggttTTATATCGTAAGTGTATTTCTAGTTTTTTTCTGCGTGTAATCGTTCTTCAATCTAAAAATTCATATGAATTTGGGAcattttcggaaatacatttccagtTCCTACCAGTAATTGTATTTCCGATTAGTTTAAAGCTGTTACGTAGGGTCTCTTCCACCAAAACCCAGGTTTCCAATGTTTGGGTGCGTCTCGGAAATGTATTTTCGATTTCCAAGAACATTTTTGAAAATTCGCGTGGTGCGTAAGAAAAACATAGGGTGGGTTAAAAAATTCCCAAAAAATTTATGGATTCTATATTTGGGCTTAATTTTCCCATGGCCGAGTTGCCATTCAAATCCGAATTAAATCGATTTTAATAACCGAACTCGTTTCAATTCGAACCAAAAACATTGAAGTCCAAACTGGTCAAAATTCAGGTTTATTTATCAAATCTAATGGTTGGTTCGGTTCGTTGGTTTGAGCCCGAATCCAAACCGGAACGAAACCTTGTTCACCCCTACTGTATTCCATTTAAACACACCGTAGTTTTCAATGTTTCATATTCCACTTAAATGCATTGCATCTGATAATATTCCACTATTTACTTACAAAGTTCCGTAATTTACCTGCATATCAAACAAAAAAGAGTTGATTTTAGTTCTTCCGTGTTACAAGATAATGCAATAATTTGTCAACCATTGATTTATGaccatctataatataagaaaattaattattgttgaaaagtaaaaaatacccttatttgattttttgccaccacattaaaattatggTTATTCGATCTCTGCACAAtaaagttattaattttattattaaaataaatacaaccctcatattttatcaaacttaccaaatctctctccattctctctctctatatatatttatatatgaaaaatagtatttattatcgaaatattttttagtcaaaaatggtACTCCCTCCGGTCTCATATATTAGCAAATGTACAAAAAAGTTCACCCTTTAAGAAGAGTGTCTCAGTGCATTTAACTCTTAACCTCTTTCTAATTTTACCCCTATTGTTTGCTTTGGAAATCGTTGCAaagattaaaatataaaaaattatagagGTATATTTGATATAGTGTCATTGAATGAaataattatagattttttttgcttatatttaagactataaatttttttattttttgcttatatttgagaccggagggagtatacaggaaaaatttattcaaaaaatctattattgatctaaataattttatatacgaaaatttaatattgctctaaatattttggtaaatgaaacctaaataaaaataatatttgtatacggaaaaaaatctattatttacaaaaaaattgtatttatgatccatatattttttattcaaaaatggtatacgggaaaaaatttactattgatctaaatatttttatatacgaaatttactattgatccaaatatttttgtaaatgatgccTAAAAAAAATGAAGTCCATATACGGGAaagaatctattattgatttagatatttttatatacaaaaaatgttatttgtgatccaaatatttttttattcaaaaatatcataagccaaaaaatctattatcaatctaaatatttttatatacaaaaatttaatattgattcaaatatttttgtaaatgatacctaaacaaaaataatatttgtatacggaaaaaaatctattatttacggaaaaatggtatttatgatccaaataattttattcaaaaatggtatacaggaaaaaaatctacggttgatctaaatatttttatatacgaaatttactattgatcctaatatttttgtaaatgatacttaaacaaaatgaagtctgtatacataaaaaaattattaatggtataaatatttttatatacgataaatggtatttatgatcaaatatttttgattcaaaaattgtatacggaaaaaaaatctatgattaatctaaatatttttatataagaaaatttaatattgatccaaatatttttataaatgatacctaaataaaaaataatacttttatacgaaaaaatctattatatacgaaaaatattattaacgatccaaatattttttattcaaaaatggtatacgggaaaaaaatctactattgatctaaatatttttatatacgaaaatttactattgatccaaatatttttgtaaatgatacgtaaacaaaaataatatttatatactgaaaaataatctattatttaagaaaaatggttttatgatccaaatatttttatttaaaaatggtatacgggaaaaaatctactattaatctaaatatttttataaatgatacttaaacaaaaatgaagtctgtatacgggaaaaaaaatctattattgatctaaatatttttatatacgagaaataatatttatgatcaaatatttttcatccaaaaatggtatacgggaaaaaaatttattattgatataaatatttttatatacgaaaatttaatattgatctaaatatttttgtaaatgatacctaaacaaaataatatttgtatatggaaaaaatctattatttacgaaaaatggtattcatgatccaaatattttttattaaaaaataatatacggtaaaaaatctattattgatctaagtatttttatatacggaatttactattgattcaaatatttttgttaatgatACCTAAggaaaaatgaagtctgtatacggaaaaaaaatctattattgatctaaatatttttatatacgagaaatggtatttatgatcaaatatttttgatccaaaaatggtataccagaagaaatttattattgatctaaatatttttatatacgaaataatcaattatttatctaaatatttttttaaaataaataatgtatccaaatgcgcgtaaccgaacagaacccgtaCGTATGCACGAATTTGTTACTAGTTGCTATTAGTAATAATTTATTCTCCTCTGTGTCGAGCCCTATCATTTGAATGTGAGCATGGTTGTATAATAAGTCATTAGTTCAATTTTTTTATGCagagaaaaaaacaattaaagatAATTAATTTGGTTCTTAGAATATTTTCTACAAAATCTTAATAAAATCGACGAAGAACAAACTGAATTTGTTTcccataaaaaaaattgaatttgttTGATTCAATTGATGTTCTATATTTGCTTGATTTTGAACATAGACAAAAGAAATAGTCAATTTTATTTAGATTGGATCTTTAGTCATTGATCTGATTCTTTATGCATTTAGTTGTGAGGTGAACAAATGAAAccccaaaaataaataattttttttttaaaaatatttttaacaattttttgtTTAGTATCAaccttaaaaccctaaataaaaaaataaaaaataaggtttaacATGAGAGTGAGACACAGTTAAGATTCAgctcataaataaataaacaaacattaAATCCAACGGCCCACATTGAAAACAAAATAGGGTTTCAAAATCCAACGCTCACAACTTAATTTCAAAACCTATAAAAGCCCAAAACCCTCTCCTTAACAAACCCTCTTAAATCTCTTGCTTCAGCTGTGCAATTCACAGCCACCGAAGCAAGAGAGAAAAAAACCCTTACTCCTAAAACGCCGCGTTTCGTTTTTGCCATGGTTCCTTCAATCCCAATCACCGACGAAGCCGTAGCAGTTTCAATCGACAGCCCTAAATCAAaatcaatgaagaagaagaaggagaagctcCCAACCGACATCGTTTCGGACGAAGAAACGGCGAAGAAGAAGAgttcgaagaagaggaagaagagttcAGACGATGACGAAGAAGTGAAGAATGAAACTGGCTCTGAagttaagaaggagaagaagaagaagaaatcgaaGGTGGaagatgaggatgttgttgaagaAGTGGTTGTGAAGAAGGATGATCCGAATGCGGTTTCGAATTTTAGAATTTCGGAACCGTTGAAGATGAAGCTGAAAGAGAAGGGGATTGAGGCTTTGTTTCCGATTCAAGCTATGACTTTTAATACTATTCTTGATGGTTCTGATTTGGTTGGGCGTGCTCGTACTGGTCAGGTTTGTAGTTATCTTCCTTGTtcttaattcttaaaattttgGTTAGATGTATGTTTTTCTGgtaaatttagatttttttagaGATTTAGTAATTTAACGCGTTTTTAGGGTTTAAGGATGGTGATTTTAGAGGATTGTGTAAAGTTGAAATTTAGACACATGAACCAGTTGAAATAAcatgtttttaataaataattaataaataattaattaatataacatgtttttaattaataactaattaatttaaCATGTTTTTTAGGGGTTTAAGACTAATCACTAACTATTTGGTTTTAATTGATGTAACATGTTTTTAGGGTTTAGGATTAATCTCTTACTTAATATGTTAAGTAATTTAACATGTTTTCAGGGTTTAAGTAATTGGTTTTAATTAATTACAGGGAAAAACTCTTGCATTTGTTTTGCCTATATTGGAGTCACTGACTAATGGGCCGGCTAAATCTGTTAGAAAGACTGGCTATGGGAGAGTTCCAAGTGTTCTTGTGCTTTTACCTACCAGGGAATTGGCCAATCAGGTATGCTGCACTTGAACCAATGTGTCGTTTTTTAATGTGTCATGTTGGTTGTATGTATTTATGTGTTGTTTGTTATGTAATAGGTGTTTGCTGACTTTGAAGTATATGGTTCGTCCTTGGGATTGGCTGCTTGCGCTGTATATGGTGGAGCTCCGTATGGAGCACAGGAGGGTAAGCTCCGTAGAGGTGTTGATGTTGTTATTGGAACACCAGGTCGTATCAAGGTATTTACAATAGCCTTAGTGTATTGTTAAAATGTGACTTCTTTTATTAACATGGTTGTTAGTTAGGGAAGACAGTAAGTTATAGGAACTTTACGGTGTACTTACTTTAACTGCTTACTTTTTGCAGGATCATATTGAGAGGGGAAATATTGACCTGAGCCACCTAAAGTTTCGTGTCCTTGATGAGGCAGATGAGATGCTAAGGATGggttttgttgatgatgttgaacTGATTCTAGGTATTTGGTTTGTTTTTGTCATGTAAAATTGGCTTATATTATGCTCTTACATATACCATCTTAATAAGATTCTGTTTAGCCAGCCATACTGGTTTGTAATTTGCAGCTTCAATAATATGCCTTATGTTTTATCTACTTGTAGTTTTGGTTATGAGTAATTTTTAATATTGCTTTCGTTAGATGATTTGTGATGAGCCTTTAGTTACTTTAATTGTCAATAGATTAAGATGTTGCTCATTATAGTTTAgctgatttttctttaacttgAGTCAGCACTTACTGTCATATATAGAAGAGTTTATGTATGACTTGTGTTCACATTCAAGGAGGAAATGGTTCCTGCTCTTTGCAACTTTTAAACTGGTGTTGTCAATTGCAGAGGGCGGATTGTTAGAATTATGCTATGCTATAGTGCTTTAGTGGCATTCTAGTTACTACAATAACTATTTTGTCCACTAGCTTATCATGAAAAAGAGTGATTTGTCCAAATTCCACTATGCAATTACAGCTAATTAACATCTTTGATTGTAATTCAACAAAGGCCTAGTGACATTTGGGGATGTAGTTTAACTAGTCTCTTATTATGGGCTTTAGCTGTAAACAACTTAATGCTGAATGCTAATCTATTTTTACTAGCCATTTCGAACACTTGGCCTAAATGCTTATGTTTTATAACTAGTTCAAGTAATCTCTTCCAATTccctattatgttttttttttttttaaaattccagCCAACCTCTTCCAAGtcctttttatgttttttttcccCCCTAAAATTCTAGCAACCTCTTCCAAGGCCCtttcatgtttttttaaaaaaaattctagccAACCTCCCTCAAAATGATTCCCACTGAAGTTGTCTACTTCACATCATTCAATTTATGGTTGCTCAATTTTTTAGATTGCATTATATTTTGGCATTGCAATGTTCTCATAATTGATGGTTGCAGGTAAGGTACAAGATGTTACTAAAGTTCAGACACTTCTTTTCAGTGCTACTTTGCCTAGCTGGGTTCAACAGGTATGCACCTAAATGATTTTTCTTGTTCTGGATTCATTGTATCTATTGGTTATATTGAACATGTTACTTTATTTGGCAATTTCTTTTTAACAGATTTCTAAGAAATTTCTTAAACAAGACAAGGCAACTGTTGATCTTGTTGGTAATGAGAAAATGAAGGCTAGCACCAATGTTAGGCATATTATCCTTCCTTGTAATAGTACTGCTAGGGCACAGGTTATCCCTGATATTATTCGTTGTTATAGCAGGTgatttttaattattgattttgcGACTTAAATCTTAATATTGTGATGCATGCTTTAattctaaatttatattttggCATGTGGTCTGTTTCAGTGGTGGCAGGACAATTATATTTGCAGAGAAAAAGGAGTCTGCTTCTGAGCTTGCTGGATTGTTGCCTGGAGCAAGAGCTCTCCATGGTGACATTCAGCAGTCACAGCGTGAGGT encodes:
- the LOC131633414 gene encoding DEAD-box ATP-dependent RNA helicase 7-like, with product MVPSIPITDEAVAVSIDSPKSKSMKKKKEKLPTDIVSDEETAKKKSSKKRKKSSDDDEEVKNETGSEVKKEKKKKKSKVEDEDVVEEVVVKKDDPNAVSNFRISEPLKMKLKEKGIEALFPIQAMTFNTILDGSDLVGRARTGQGKTLAFVLPILESLTNGPAKSVRKTGYGRVPSVLVLLPTRELANQVFADFEVYGSSLGLAACAVYGGAPYGAQEGKLRRGVDVVIGTPGRIKDHIERGNIDLSHLKFRVLDEADEMLRMGFVDDVELILGKVQDVTKVQTLLFSATLPSWVQQISKKFLKQDKATVDLVGNEKMKASTNVRHIILPCNSTARAQVIPDIIRCYSSGGRTIIFAEKKESASELAGLLPGARALHGDIQQSQREITLKGFRSGKFMTLVATNVAARGLDINDVQLIIQCEPPRDVEAYIHRSGRTGRAGNTGVAVMLYDPRRSNISKIEREAGIKFEHVSAPQPDEIAQAIGGEAAELISDVSDSVIPSFKAAAEELLNNSGLTAVELLAKALAKAVGYTEVKKRSLLTSMENYVTLLLEGGKPMFNPSYAFATLRRFIPEDKVDGVQGLALTADGKGAVFDVPVKDLDAFLAGQKNAVNVSLKVATELPSLQQREENRGRFNSRGFGNGRGPSRFGNGRGRGGGGRGFGGRGGSRW